The following proteins are co-located in the Lepisosteus oculatus isolate fLepOcu1 chromosome 9, fLepOcu1.hap2, whole genome shotgun sequence genome:
- the sgip1a gene encoding SH3-containing GRB2-like protein 3-interacting protein 1 isoform X3, with protein sequence MAEELCTGWLRIVAGSLEIEECNTAIMMEGLKKRTRKAFGIRKKEKDTDSTGSPDRDGSKKTNGAPNGFYAEIDWERYNSPEVDDEGYSIRPEEDAGTTTKGKHFFSSSESEEEEDHRKKFKIKIKPLQAKDTLNNTAASVDELKASIGNIALSPSPVRRSPGLIKRNLSSEEIARPRRSTPTPAPEPTNTAVPEDPTVLFGPPLETAFEAQKTEVVIDEPEVWGVPKTESNPDSPLPRPFPTGTPPPLPPKNVPATPPLCGSPSSDSADTGISKTDTDLATKQPSSNSLDAPAHTLGKEGRGGKLPSISDLDNIFGPIEAPKPAAETSDSKWVSFSDESPGRDAPVAPAPPLPVVPLKQKPESTSSALPVLPVPPVPAANATVSPPAESTRNIPPPLNLSEEDKKIPDLTSVKEDAMESTASPKEFGQGPRATPPPPPPPTYRAVVSSPGPCSGAGSGSGSSSPARPATPLGSSPTPPPPPPRPPSRPRLPPGKPAVGDVARPFSPPIHSSSPPPIAPLARAESTSSISSTNSLSAATTPTVGKDLSISVSEDDAFVDKLPTFERRSDTPAENDQPSLVWFDRGKFYLTFEGSSRGPSPLTMGAQDTLPVAAAFTETVNAYFKGADPSKCVVKITGEMVLSFPAGITRHFANNPSPAVLTFSITNYSQLEHVLPNPQLLCCDVTHTPANSKEFWVNMPNLMTHLKKVAEQKPQATYYNVDMLKYQVSAQGIQSTPLNLAVSWRCEPNSTDLRIDYKYNGEAMTTPVALNNVQFLVPVDGGVTKLQAVLPPAAWNTEQQRILWKIPDISQKSENGGVGSLLARFQLTEGPSKPSPLAVQFTSEGSTLSGCDIELLGAGYRFSLIKKRFAAGKYLADN encoded by the exons GATTGAAAAAGCGTACAAGAAAGGCCTTTGGCATACGGAAGAAAGAAAAGGACACTGATTCTAC agGATCACCAGACAGAGATGGAAGT AAAAAGACGAATGGAGCTCCCAATGGATTTTATGCAGAGATTGACTGGGAGCGATAT AATTCCCCTGAAGTTGATGATGAGGGATACAGTATTAGACCAGAGGAGGATGCAGGAA CCACCACCAAAGGGAAACACTTCTTCTCCTCCAGTGAGTCAGAAGAGGAGGAAGATCACAGGAAAAAGTTTAAGATTAAGATCAAACCTTTGCAAGCTAAAGACACCTTAAACAATACCGCAGCTTCAGTAGATGAACTAAAAGCATCCATAGGCAACATagccctgtctccctctccggTG AGACGTAGTCCG gGTCTGATAAAAAGAAACCTATCTA GTGAAGAAATAGCAAGGCCAAGGCGATCCACTCCTACTCCCGCTCCAGAGCCTACAAA TACGGCAGTACCAGAGGATCCGACAGTCTTGTTTGGGCCCCCACTGGAAACAGCCTTTGAAGCACAGAAGACAGAAG TGGTAATAGATGAGCCTGAAGTGTGGGGTGTACCTAAAACTGAGTCAAATCCAGACTCCCCATTGCCAAGACCATTTCCTACTGGAA CTCCTCCTCCACTTCCACCTAAGAATGTCCCAGCAACACCTCCCCTGTGTGGCTCCCCTTCATCAGATTCAGCAG ATACTGGAATTTCTAAAACTGACACTGACCTTGCAACTAAGCAACCATCTTCAAATTCCCTTGATGCACCAGCCCACACATTGGGGAAAGAAGGTAGAGGTGGAAAACTGCCCTCAATCAGTGACTTGGACAACATCTTTGGGCCCATTGAAGCTCCAAAACCTGCAGCAGAGACCTCAGACAGCAAATGGGTCAGCTTCTCCGATGAGTCCCCTGGGAGAGATGCCCCTGTGGCCCCTGCTCCTCCTCTTCCAGTGGTGCCTCTGAAACAAAAGCCGGAGTCCACCTCCtctgctttgcctgtccttcctgtcccacCCGTGCCAGCTGCAAACGCAACTGTCTCGCCTCCGGCGGAGTCCACACGCAACATCCCCCCGCCCCTGAATCTGAGTGAGGAAGACAAGAAGATTCCTGATCTGACCTCAGTAAAAGAGGATGCTATGGAGTCAACAGCATCCCCAAAAGAGTTTGGACAGGGCCCACGAgctacacctcctcctcctccacctcctACCTACAGAGCTGTTGTGTCCTCACCAGGCCCTTGTTCGGGAGCAGGATCAGGAAGTG GCTCGTCTTCCCCAGCTCGTCCTGCGACGCCATTGGGCAGCAGCCCCACTCCGCCTCCTCCACCTCCAAGGCCACCTTCTCGTCCCAGACTGCCCCCTGGGAAGCCTGCAGTTGGGGATGTG gCCCGGCCCTTCAGCCCTCCAATCCACTCCTCCAGCCCCCCACCTATTGCCCCCTTGGCTCGTGCTGAAAGTACCTCCTCCATATCATCGACCAACTCCCTCAGTGCTGCTACCACACCCACAGTCGGTAAAGACCTCTCCATTTCTGTCTCAG AAGATGACGCATTTGTTGACAAACTACCCACGTTTGAAAGGCGCAGTGATACACCTGCAG AGAATGACCAGCCTTCCCTGGTATGGTTTGACAGAGGAAAGTTTTATTTAACCTTCGAAG GATCATCCAGAGGCCCAAGCCCATTAACCATGGGTGCACAGGACACTCTCCCAGTGGCTGCTGCTTTCACAGAGACTGTGAATGCATACTTTAAAGGAGCAGATCCAAGCAA GTGTGTGGTGAAGATTACTGGAGAAATGGTGCTCTCATTTCCAGCTGGAATCACAAGGCACTTTGCCAATAATCCTTCCCCGGCAGTTCTAACATTCAGCATAACAAACTACAGTCAGCTGGAGCATGTCCTTCCTAACCCTCAGCTTCTTTGCTG TGATGTCACGCACACTCCTGCCAACTCAAAGGAGTTTTGGGTGAATATGCCAAACTTGATGACACATTTAAAGAAAGTGGCAGAGCAGAAACCACAAGCAACATACTACAATGTAGACATGTTAAAGTATCAG GTATCTGCACAGGGTATTCAGTCCACACCCTTGAACCTGGCGGTGAGCTGGCGGTGTGAGCCCAACAGCACGGACCTAAGAATAGACTACAAATACAATGGGGAAGCAATGACCACACCTGTGGCTCTCAACAATGTTCAGTTTCTAGTTCCTGTGGATGGAGGAGTGACCAAACTTCAGGCAGTACTTCCTCCAGCTGCTTG gaacacagaacagcagagaATCCTGTGGAAGATCCCAGATATCTCACAGAAGTCTGAAAATGGAG GTGTGGGTTCACTGCTTGCAAGGTTTCAGTTAACTGAAGGTCCCAGTAAACCGTCTCCCTTAGCTGTGCAGTTCACAAGTGAAGGCAGCACTTTGTCAGGGTGTGATATCGAACTGCTTGGTGCTGGCTACAGATTCTCTCTCATCAAGAAGAGATTTGCCGCAG GAAAATATCTGGctgataattaa
- the sgip1a gene encoding SH3-containing GRB2-like protein 3-interacting protein 1 isoform X10: MAEELCTGWLRIVAGSLEIEECNTAIMMEGLKKRTRKAFGIRKKEKDTDSTGSPDRDGSKKTNGAPNGFYAEIDWERYNSPEVDDEGYSIRPEEDAGTTTKGKHFFSSSESEEEEDHRKKFKIKIKPLQAKDTLNNTAASVDELKASIGNIALSPSPVRRSPGLIKRNLSSEEIARPRRSTPTPAPEPTNTAVPEDPTVLFGPPLETAFEAQKTEVVIDEPEVWGVPKTESNPDSPLPRPFPTGTPPPLPPKNVPATPPLCGSPSSDSADTGISKTDTDLATKQPSSNSLDAPAHTLGKEGRGGKLPSISDLDNIFGPIEAPKPAAETSDSKWVSFSDESPGRDAPVAPAPPLPVVPLKQKPESTSSALPVLPVPPVPAANATVSPPAESTRNIPPPLNLSEEDKKIPDLTSVKEDAMESTASPKEFGQGPRATPPPPPPPTYRAVVSSPGPCSGAGSGSGNVNYCSSSPARPATPLGSSPTPPPPPPRPPSRPRLPPGKPAVGDVARPFSPPIHSSSPPPIAPLARAESTSSISSTNSLSAATTPTVENDQPSLVWFDRGKFYLTFEGSSRGPSPLTMGAQDTLPVAAAFTETVNAYFKGADPSKCVVKITGEMVLSFPAGITRHFANNPSPAVLTFSITNYSQLEHVLPNPQLLCCDVTHTPANSKEFWVNMPNLMTHLKKVAEQKPQATYYNVDMLKYQVSAQGIQSTPLNLAVSWRCEPNSTDLRIDYKYNGEAMTTPVALNNVQFLVPVDGGVTKLQAVLPPAAWNTEQQRILWKIPDISQKSENGGVGSLLARFQLTEGPSKPSPLAVQFTSEGSTLSGCDIELLGAGYRFSLIKKRFAAGKYLADN; encoded by the exons GATTGAAAAAGCGTACAAGAAAGGCCTTTGGCATACGGAAGAAAGAAAAGGACACTGATTCTAC agGATCACCAGACAGAGATGGAAGT AAAAAGACGAATGGAGCTCCCAATGGATTTTATGCAGAGATTGACTGGGAGCGATAT AATTCCCCTGAAGTTGATGATGAGGGATACAGTATTAGACCAGAGGAGGATGCAGGAA CCACCACCAAAGGGAAACACTTCTTCTCCTCCAGTGAGTCAGAAGAGGAGGAAGATCACAGGAAAAAGTTTAAGATTAAGATCAAACCTTTGCAAGCTAAAGACACCTTAAACAATACCGCAGCTTCAGTAGATGAACTAAAAGCATCCATAGGCAACATagccctgtctccctctccggTG AGACGTAGTCCG gGTCTGATAAAAAGAAACCTATCTA GTGAAGAAATAGCAAGGCCAAGGCGATCCACTCCTACTCCCGCTCCAGAGCCTACAAA TACGGCAGTACCAGAGGATCCGACAGTCTTGTTTGGGCCCCCACTGGAAACAGCCTTTGAAGCACAGAAGACAGAAG TGGTAATAGATGAGCCTGAAGTGTGGGGTGTACCTAAAACTGAGTCAAATCCAGACTCCCCATTGCCAAGACCATTTCCTACTGGAA CTCCTCCTCCACTTCCACCTAAGAATGTCCCAGCAACACCTCCCCTGTGTGGCTCCCCTTCATCAGATTCAGCAG ATACTGGAATTTCTAAAACTGACACTGACCTTGCAACTAAGCAACCATCTTCAAATTCCCTTGATGCACCAGCCCACACATTGGGGAAAGAAGGTAGAGGTGGAAAACTGCCCTCAATCAGTGACTTGGACAACATCTTTGGGCCCATTGAAGCTCCAAAACCTGCAGCAGAGACCTCAGACAGCAAATGGGTCAGCTTCTCCGATGAGTCCCCTGGGAGAGATGCCCCTGTGGCCCCTGCTCCTCCTCTTCCAGTGGTGCCTCTGAAACAAAAGCCGGAGTCCACCTCCtctgctttgcctgtccttcctgtcccacCCGTGCCAGCTGCAAACGCAACTGTCTCGCCTCCGGCGGAGTCCACACGCAACATCCCCCCGCCCCTGAATCTGAGTGAGGAAGACAAGAAGATTCCTGATCTGACCTCAGTAAAAGAGGATGCTATGGAGTCAACAGCATCCCCAAAAGAGTTTGGACAGGGCCCACGAgctacacctcctcctcctccacctcctACCTACAGAGCTGTTGTGTCCTCACCAGGCCCTTGTTCGGGAGCAGGATCAGGAAGTGGTaatgtgaactact GCTCGTCTTCCCCAGCTCGTCCTGCGACGCCATTGGGCAGCAGCCCCACTCCGCCTCCTCCACCTCCAAGGCCACCTTCTCGTCCCAGACTGCCCCCTGGGAAGCCTGCAGTTGGGGATGTG gCCCGGCCCTTCAGCCCTCCAATCCACTCCTCCAGCCCCCCACCTATTGCCCCCTTGGCTCGTGCTGAAAGTACCTCCTCCATATCATCGACCAACTCCCTCAGTGCTGCTACCACACCCACAGTCG AGAATGACCAGCCTTCCCTGGTATGGTTTGACAGAGGAAAGTTTTATTTAACCTTCGAAG GATCATCCAGAGGCCCAAGCCCATTAACCATGGGTGCACAGGACACTCTCCCAGTGGCTGCTGCTTTCACAGAGACTGTGAATGCATACTTTAAAGGAGCAGATCCAAGCAA GTGTGTGGTGAAGATTACTGGAGAAATGGTGCTCTCATTTCCAGCTGGAATCACAAGGCACTTTGCCAATAATCCTTCCCCGGCAGTTCTAACATTCAGCATAACAAACTACAGTCAGCTGGAGCATGTCCTTCCTAACCCTCAGCTTCTTTGCTG TGATGTCACGCACACTCCTGCCAACTCAAAGGAGTTTTGGGTGAATATGCCAAACTTGATGACACATTTAAAGAAAGTGGCAGAGCAGAAACCACAAGCAACATACTACAATGTAGACATGTTAAAGTATCAG GTATCTGCACAGGGTATTCAGTCCACACCCTTGAACCTGGCGGTGAGCTGGCGGTGTGAGCCCAACAGCACGGACCTAAGAATAGACTACAAATACAATGGGGAAGCAATGACCACACCTGTGGCTCTCAACAATGTTCAGTTTCTAGTTCCTGTGGATGGAGGAGTGACCAAACTTCAGGCAGTACTTCCTCCAGCTGCTTG gaacacagaacagcagagaATCCTGTGGAAGATCCCAGATATCTCACAGAAGTCTGAAAATGGAG GTGTGGGTTCACTGCTTGCAAGGTTTCAGTTAACTGAAGGTCCCAGTAAACCGTCTCCCTTAGCTGTGCAGTTCACAAGTGAAGGCAGCACTTTGTCAGGGTGTGATATCGAACTGCTTGGTGCTGGCTACAGATTCTCTCTCATCAAGAAGAGATTTGCCGCAG GAAAATATCTGGctgataattaa
- the sgip1a gene encoding SH3-containing GRB2-like protein 3-interacting protein 1 isoform X13: protein MAEELCTGWLRIVAGSLEIEECNTAIMMEGLKKRTRKAFGIRKKEKDTDSTGSPDRDGSKKTNGAPNGFYAEIDWERYNSPEVDDEGYSIRPEEDAGTTTKGKHFFSSSESEEEEDHRKKFKIKIKPLQAKDTLNNTAASVDELKASIGNIALSPSPVRRSPGLIKRNLSSEEIARPRRSTPTPAPEPTNTAVPEDPTVLFGPPLETAFEAQKTEVVIDEPEVWGVPKTESNPDSPLPRPFPTGTPPPLPPKNVPATPPLCGSPSSDSADTGISKTDTDLATKQPSSNSLDAPAHTLGKEGRGGKLPSISDLDNIFGPIEAPKPAAETSDSKWVSFSDESPGRDAPVAPAPPLPVVPLKQKPESTSSALPVLPVPPVPAANATVSPPAESTRNIPPPLNLSEEDKKIPDLTSVKEDAMESTASPKEFGQGPRATPPPPPPPTYRAVVSSPGPCSGAGSGSGNVNYCSSSPARPATPLGSSPTPPPPPPRPPSRPRLPPGKPAVGDVARPFSPPIHSSSPPPIAPLARAESTSSISSTNSLSAATTPTVDDAFVDKLPTFERRSDTPAGSSRGPSPLTMGAQDTLPVAAAFTETVNAYFKGADPSKCVVKITGEMVLSFPAGITRHFANNPSPAVLTFSITNYSQLEHVLPNPQLLCCDVTHTPANSKEFWVNMPNLMTHLKKVAEQKPQATYYNVDMLKYQVSAQGIQSTPLNLAVSWRCEPNSTDLRIDYKYNGEAMTTPVALNNVQFLVPVDGGVTKLQAVLPPAAWNTEQQRILWKIPDISQKSENGGVGSLLARFQLTEGPSKPSPLAVQFTSEGSTLSGCDIELLGAGYRFSLIKKRFAAGKYLADN, encoded by the exons GATTGAAAAAGCGTACAAGAAAGGCCTTTGGCATACGGAAGAAAGAAAAGGACACTGATTCTAC agGATCACCAGACAGAGATGGAAGT AAAAAGACGAATGGAGCTCCCAATGGATTTTATGCAGAGATTGACTGGGAGCGATAT AATTCCCCTGAAGTTGATGATGAGGGATACAGTATTAGACCAGAGGAGGATGCAGGAA CCACCACCAAAGGGAAACACTTCTTCTCCTCCAGTGAGTCAGAAGAGGAGGAAGATCACAGGAAAAAGTTTAAGATTAAGATCAAACCTTTGCAAGCTAAAGACACCTTAAACAATACCGCAGCTTCAGTAGATGAACTAAAAGCATCCATAGGCAACATagccctgtctccctctccggTG AGACGTAGTCCG gGTCTGATAAAAAGAAACCTATCTA GTGAAGAAATAGCAAGGCCAAGGCGATCCACTCCTACTCCCGCTCCAGAGCCTACAAA TACGGCAGTACCAGAGGATCCGACAGTCTTGTTTGGGCCCCCACTGGAAACAGCCTTTGAAGCACAGAAGACAGAAG TGGTAATAGATGAGCCTGAAGTGTGGGGTGTACCTAAAACTGAGTCAAATCCAGACTCCCCATTGCCAAGACCATTTCCTACTGGAA CTCCTCCTCCACTTCCACCTAAGAATGTCCCAGCAACACCTCCCCTGTGTGGCTCCCCTTCATCAGATTCAGCAG ATACTGGAATTTCTAAAACTGACACTGACCTTGCAACTAAGCAACCATCTTCAAATTCCCTTGATGCACCAGCCCACACATTGGGGAAAGAAGGTAGAGGTGGAAAACTGCCCTCAATCAGTGACTTGGACAACATCTTTGGGCCCATTGAAGCTCCAAAACCTGCAGCAGAGACCTCAGACAGCAAATGGGTCAGCTTCTCCGATGAGTCCCCTGGGAGAGATGCCCCTGTGGCCCCTGCTCCTCCTCTTCCAGTGGTGCCTCTGAAACAAAAGCCGGAGTCCACCTCCtctgctttgcctgtccttcctgtcccacCCGTGCCAGCTGCAAACGCAACTGTCTCGCCTCCGGCGGAGTCCACACGCAACATCCCCCCGCCCCTGAATCTGAGTGAGGAAGACAAGAAGATTCCTGATCTGACCTCAGTAAAAGAGGATGCTATGGAGTCAACAGCATCCCCAAAAGAGTTTGGACAGGGCCCACGAgctacacctcctcctcctccacctcctACCTACAGAGCTGTTGTGTCCTCACCAGGCCCTTGTTCGGGAGCAGGATCAGGAAGTGGTaatgtgaactact GCTCGTCTTCCCCAGCTCGTCCTGCGACGCCATTGGGCAGCAGCCCCACTCCGCCTCCTCCACCTCCAAGGCCACCTTCTCGTCCCAGACTGCCCCCTGGGAAGCCTGCAGTTGGGGATGTG gCCCGGCCCTTCAGCCCTCCAATCCACTCCTCCAGCCCCCCACCTATTGCCCCCTTGGCTCGTGCTGAAAGTACCTCCTCCATATCATCGACCAACTCCCTCAGTGCTGCTACCACACCCACAGTCG ATGACGCATTTGTTGACAAACTACCCACGTTTGAAAGGCGCAGTGATACACCTGCAG GATCATCCAGAGGCCCAAGCCCATTAACCATGGGTGCACAGGACACTCTCCCAGTGGCTGCTGCTTTCACAGAGACTGTGAATGCATACTTTAAAGGAGCAGATCCAAGCAA GTGTGTGGTGAAGATTACTGGAGAAATGGTGCTCTCATTTCCAGCTGGAATCACAAGGCACTTTGCCAATAATCCTTCCCCGGCAGTTCTAACATTCAGCATAACAAACTACAGTCAGCTGGAGCATGTCCTTCCTAACCCTCAGCTTCTTTGCTG TGATGTCACGCACACTCCTGCCAACTCAAAGGAGTTTTGGGTGAATATGCCAAACTTGATGACACATTTAAAGAAAGTGGCAGAGCAGAAACCACAAGCAACATACTACAATGTAGACATGTTAAAGTATCAG GTATCTGCACAGGGTATTCAGTCCACACCCTTGAACCTGGCGGTGAGCTGGCGGTGTGAGCCCAACAGCACGGACCTAAGAATAGACTACAAATACAATGGGGAAGCAATGACCACACCTGTGGCTCTCAACAATGTTCAGTTTCTAGTTCCTGTGGATGGAGGAGTGACCAAACTTCAGGCAGTACTTCCTCCAGCTGCTTG gaacacagaacagcagagaATCCTGTGGAAGATCCCAGATATCTCACAGAAGTCTGAAAATGGAG GTGTGGGTTCACTGCTTGCAAGGTTTCAGTTAACTGAAGGTCCCAGTAAACCGTCTCCCTTAGCTGTGCAGTTCACAAGTGAAGGCAGCACTTTGTCAGGGTGTGATATCGAACTGCTTGGTGCTGGCTACAGATTCTCTCTCATCAAGAAGAGATTTGCCGCAG GAAAATATCTGGctgataattaa
- the sgip1a gene encoding SH3-containing GRB2-like protein 3-interacting protein 1 isoform X5, whose translation MAEELCTGWLRIVAGSLEIEECNTAIMMEGLKKRTRKAFGIRKKEKDTDSTGSPDRDGSKKTNGAPNGFYAEIDWERYNSPEVDDEGYSIRPEEDAGTTTKGKHFFSSSESEEEEDHRKKFKIKIKPLQAKDTLNNTAASVDELKASIGNIALSPSPVRRSPGLIKRNLSSEEIARPRRSTPTPAPEPTNTAVPEDPTVLFGPPLETAFEAQKTEVVIDEPEVWGVPKTESNPDSPLPRPFPTGTPPPLPPKNVPATPPLCGSPSSDSADTGISKTDTDLATKQPSSNSLDAPAHTLGKEGRGGKLPSISDLDNIFGPIEAPKPAAETSDSKWVSFSDESPGRDAPVAPAPPLPVVPLKQKPESTSSALPVLPVPPVPAANATVSPPAESTRNIPPPLNLSEEDKKIPDLTSVKEDAMESTASPKEFGQGPRATPPPPPPPTYRAVVSSPGPCSGAGSGSGNVNYCSSSPARPATPLGSSPTPPPPPPRPPSRPRLPPGKPAVGDVARPFSPPIHSSSPPPIAPLARAESTSSISSTNSLSAATTPTVDDAFVDKLPTFERRSDTPAENDQPSLVWFDRGKFYLTFEGSSRGPSPLTMGAQDTLPVAAAFTETVNAYFKGADPSKCVVKITGEMVLSFPAGITRHFANNPSPAVLTFSITNYSQLEHVLPNPQLLCCDVTHTPANSKEFWVNMPNLMTHLKKVAEQKPQATYYNVDMLKYQVSAQGIQSTPLNLAVSWRCEPNSTDLRIDYKYNGEAMTTPVALNNVQFLVPVDGGVTKLQAVLPPAAWNTEQQRILWKIPDISQKSENGGVGSLLARFQLTEGPSKPSPLAVQFTSEGSTLSGCDIELLGAGYRFSLIKKRFAAGKYLADN comes from the exons GATTGAAAAAGCGTACAAGAAAGGCCTTTGGCATACGGAAGAAAGAAAAGGACACTGATTCTAC agGATCACCAGACAGAGATGGAAGT AAAAAGACGAATGGAGCTCCCAATGGATTTTATGCAGAGATTGACTGGGAGCGATAT AATTCCCCTGAAGTTGATGATGAGGGATACAGTATTAGACCAGAGGAGGATGCAGGAA CCACCACCAAAGGGAAACACTTCTTCTCCTCCAGTGAGTCAGAAGAGGAGGAAGATCACAGGAAAAAGTTTAAGATTAAGATCAAACCTTTGCAAGCTAAAGACACCTTAAACAATACCGCAGCTTCAGTAGATGAACTAAAAGCATCCATAGGCAACATagccctgtctccctctccggTG AGACGTAGTCCG gGTCTGATAAAAAGAAACCTATCTA GTGAAGAAATAGCAAGGCCAAGGCGATCCACTCCTACTCCCGCTCCAGAGCCTACAAA TACGGCAGTACCAGAGGATCCGACAGTCTTGTTTGGGCCCCCACTGGAAACAGCCTTTGAAGCACAGAAGACAGAAG TGGTAATAGATGAGCCTGAAGTGTGGGGTGTACCTAAAACTGAGTCAAATCCAGACTCCCCATTGCCAAGACCATTTCCTACTGGAA CTCCTCCTCCACTTCCACCTAAGAATGTCCCAGCAACACCTCCCCTGTGTGGCTCCCCTTCATCAGATTCAGCAG ATACTGGAATTTCTAAAACTGACACTGACCTTGCAACTAAGCAACCATCTTCAAATTCCCTTGATGCACCAGCCCACACATTGGGGAAAGAAGGTAGAGGTGGAAAACTGCCCTCAATCAGTGACTTGGACAACATCTTTGGGCCCATTGAAGCTCCAAAACCTGCAGCAGAGACCTCAGACAGCAAATGGGTCAGCTTCTCCGATGAGTCCCCTGGGAGAGATGCCCCTGTGGCCCCTGCTCCTCCTCTTCCAGTGGTGCCTCTGAAACAAAAGCCGGAGTCCACCTCCtctgctttgcctgtccttcctgtcccacCCGTGCCAGCTGCAAACGCAACTGTCTCGCCTCCGGCGGAGTCCACACGCAACATCCCCCCGCCCCTGAATCTGAGTGAGGAAGACAAGAAGATTCCTGATCTGACCTCAGTAAAAGAGGATGCTATGGAGTCAACAGCATCCCCAAAAGAGTTTGGACAGGGCCCACGAgctacacctcctcctcctccacctcctACCTACAGAGCTGTTGTGTCCTCACCAGGCCCTTGTTCGGGAGCAGGATCAGGAAGTGGTaatgtgaactact GCTCGTCTTCCCCAGCTCGTCCTGCGACGCCATTGGGCAGCAGCCCCACTCCGCCTCCTCCACCTCCAAGGCCACCTTCTCGTCCCAGACTGCCCCCTGGGAAGCCTGCAGTTGGGGATGTG gCCCGGCCCTTCAGCCCTCCAATCCACTCCTCCAGCCCCCCACCTATTGCCCCCTTGGCTCGTGCTGAAAGTACCTCCTCCATATCATCGACCAACTCCCTCAGTGCTGCTACCACACCCACAGTCG ATGACGCATTTGTTGACAAACTACCCACGTTTGAAAGGCGCAGTGATACACCTGCAG AGAATGACCAGCCTTCCCTGGTATGGTTTGACAGAGGAAAGTTTTATTTAACCTTCGAAG GATCATCCAGAGGCCCAAGCCCATTAACCATGGGTGCACAGGACACTCTCCCAGTGGCTGCTGCTTTCACAGAGACTGTGAATGCATACTTTAAAGGAGCAGATCCAAGCAA GTGTGTGGTGAAGATTACTGGAGAAATGGTGCTCTCATTTCCAGCTGGAATCACAAGGCACTTTGCCAATAATCCTTCCCCGGCAGTTCTAACATTCAGCATAACAAACTACAGTCAGCTGGAGCATGTCCTTCCTAACCCTCAGCTTCTTTGCTG TGATGTCACGCACACTCCTGCCAACTCAAAGGAGTTTTGGGTGAATATGCCAAACTTGATGACACATTTAAAGAAAGTGGCAGAGCAGAAACCACAAGCAACATACTACAATGTAGACATGTTAAAGTATCAG GTATCTGCACAGGGTATTCAGTCCACACCCTTGAACCTGGCGGTGAGCTGGCGGTGTGAGCCCAACAGCACGGACCTAAGAATAGACTACAAATACAATGGGGAAGCAATGACCACACCTGTGGCTCTCAACAATGTTCAGTTTCTAGTTCCTGTGGATGGAGGAGTGACCAAACTTCAGGCAGTACTTCCTCCAGCTGCTTG gaacacagaacagcagagaATCCTGTGGAAGATCCCAGATATCTCACAGAAGTCTGAAAATGGAG GTGTGGGTTCACTGCTTGCAAGGTTTCAGTTAACTGAAGGTCCCAGTAAACCGTCTCCCTTAGCTGTGCAGTTCACAAGTGAAGGCAGCACTTTGTCAGGGTGTGATATCGAACTGCTTGGTGCTGGCTACAGATTCTCTCTCATCAAGAAGAGATTTGCCGCAG GAAAATATCTGGctgataattaa